A single genomic interval of Chitinophaga sp. 180180018-3 harbors:
- a CDS encoding pseudouridine synthase, translating into MHRYFIINKPYNMVSQFVSDVRVRLLGDLDFDFPEGTHAVGRLDSHSEGLLILTTNKKVTRLLFQGVKPHERSYHVRVKGAVTDATLERLRTGVTIPVTATTDHLAIPQRVAIVPAPAVDMEPDDPRIWPERAPHTWLEITLTEGKYHQVRKMTGAVKHRCQRLIRTAIEDLQLGTLGPGQVTELSEETFFRLLKIDEYRD; encoded by the coding sequence ATGCACAGGTATTTCATTATTAACAAGCCGTATAACATGGTATCACAATTTGTGAGCGATGTAAGGGTAAGGTTGTTGGGTGATCTGGACTTCGATTTTCCGGAGGGGACGCATGCGGTGGGGCGGCTGGACAGTCATTCCGAAGGCCTGCTGATACTCACTACGAATAAAAAAGTAACACGGCTTTTATTTCAGGGAGTAAAGCCACATGAGCGGAGCTATCACGTGAGAGTAAAAGGAGCGGTGACTGATGCCACGCTCGAACGCCTGAGAACAGGCGTGACTATACCGGTAACCGCTACCACCGATCATCTGGCGATACCGCAACGGGTGGCGATTGTACCAGCGCCTGCGGTGGATATGGAGCCCGACGATCCGCGGATCTGGCCCGAGCGGGCGCCGCATACCTGGCTGGAGATTACGCTTACGGAAGGGAAATATCACCAGGTGCGGAAAATGACAGGAGCGGTGAAGCACCGCTGCCAGCGATTGATACGTACCGCTATTGAAGATCTGCAACTGGGAACACTCGGGCCCGGGCAGGTAACTGAATTATCGGAAGAAACGTTTTTCAGGTTACTGAAGATAGATGAATACAGGGATTAG
- a CDS encoding putative sensor domain DACNV-containing protein, with protein MEIVNEATYQAAAKVSDRIEAHFRKHLSAAQENGEDDLAVVPTARQVEKMIDVAFWASLRKEEGNPIRISLAFLPPSHAGKPLLFEEPILLTPQLLTKLGPGVERAGIHVGVWPGAEDDHLYVWGTTIKLPNLCFVLDVSEPGLLVVKHRRAAGLGKFTNVAMLRGDQVKVVNENSGLLPDSPPILKSLLGLTPTCLWNNNVNVLIQIAVSMRAHKRGGILLVTPSGSDAWRESIIHPLQYPISPAFSGVADLLQYDGKSVTEIFWQNALRREVENITGLTAVDGATIVNDRQELLAFGAKITRARDARPIDKVLLTEPVEGGEPMLLHPSALGGTRHLSAAQFVHDQPDSYALVASQDGYFTVFSWSHRQQLVQAYRIDILLI; from the coding sequence ATGGAAATAGTTAATGAAGCAACATATCAGGCAGCCGCCAAGGTGTCTGACAGAATAGAAGCGCATTTCCGGAAGCATCTTTCGGCTGCGCAGGAGAATGGCGAAGATGATCTGGCCGTGGTACCCACTGCGCGTCAGGTGGAAAAGATGATAGACGTGGCATTCTGGGCCAGTTTGCGTAAAGAAGAAGGCAACCCGATCCGCATATCGCTGGCTTTTCTGCCGCCATCGCATGCAGGCAAGCCTTTGCTGTTTGAGGAACCCATATTACTCACGCCGCAGCTGCTTACCAAACTGGGACCCGGCGTGGAACGGGCAGGGATTCATGTAGGCGTGTGGCCCGGTGCAGAGGACGATCACCTCTATGTATGGGGTACCACCATTAAGCTGCCTAACTTGTGTTTTGTACTGGATGTATCAGAACCCGGATTGCTGGTGGTGAAACACCGCAGGGCCGCAGGCCTCGGCAAATTCACCAATGTGGCCATGCTGAGAGGAGACCAGGTGAAAGTAGTCAATGAAAACAGCGGACTGCTGCCGGATAGCCCGCCTATCCTCAAATCCCTGCTGGGACTTACTCCTACCTGTTTATGGAATAACAATGTGAATGTACTGATCCAGATTGCGGTATCCATGAGGGCACATAAACGGGGTGGGATACTGTTGGTAACGCCCTCCGGCAGCGATGCCTGGCGGGAATCGATCATACATCCGCTGCAATATCCTATATCGCCGGCCTTTTCAGGGGTAGCAGATTTGCTGCAATATGACGGTAAAAGCGTTACGGAGATCTTCTGGCAGAATGCCCTGAGAAGGGAAGTGGAGAATATAACCGGTCTTACCGCGGTTGACGGTGCTACCATTGTGAACGACCGGCAGGAACTGCTGGCCTTTGGTGCGAAGATTACACGCGCCCGGGATGCCCGTCCGATCGATAAAGTATTGCTGACAGAGCCCGTGGAAGGCGGAGAGCCCATGTTGCTGCATCCTTCTGCGCTGGGAGGTACCCGGCACCTGTCTGCCGCCCAGTTTGTACACGACCAACCCGATTCATATGCACTCGTAGCCTCACAGGATGGCTATTTTACCGTGTTTTCCTGGTCACACCGGCAACAGCTGGTACAGGCTTACAGAATTGATATATTACTTATATAG
- a CDS encoding RNA polymerase sigma-70 factor, translating to MQPRMETSAYNERILLLRLAEGNDDVFADLFHHYRHRIYSIALRLLGEPAQAEDVVQDVFMKMWQKRDALHEISHFKAYLFTVTRNHIFASLKLLAREQLMESELSVAMAAPQRETPMINKEYEQILEHAIAQLPPQQGLIYRLSKEEGLKRNEIAERLQLSPETIKAHLAHAMRSIRAFCLARMDLNTFLILIWIYC from the coding sequence TTGCAACCACGTATGGAAACAAGTGCCTACAATGAAAGAATACTTTTATTGCGCCTCGCCGAAGGCAATGACGACGTATTCGCTGACCTCTTCCACCATTACCGCCATCGTATATACAGCATAGCACTCCGCCTGCTGGGTGAACCCGCTCAGGCAGAGGATGTTGTACAGGATGTATTTATGAAGATGTGGCAGAAACGTGATGCCCTTCATGAAATCAGTCATTTTAAAGCATATCTCTTTACTGTTACACGGAATCATATTTTCGCCTCCCTGAAACTACTGGCCCGGGAACAACTGATGGAATCCGAGCTTTCTGTAGCCATGGCTGCCCCGCAGCGGGAAACACCCATGATCAACAAGGAATATGAACAGATATTGGAACACGCTATCGCCCAACTGCCGCCGCAACAAGGCCTGATATACCGGCTCAGTAAGGAGGAAGGGCTGAAAAGAAATGAAATCGCGGAGCGGTTGCAATTATCGCCCGAAACAATTAAGGCCCACCTGGCCCATGCTATGCGCTCTATCCGCGCTTTCTGCCTGGCCCGGATGGACCTTAACACCTTCCTTATATTAATATGGATCTATTGCTAA